One genomic region from Anolis sagrei isolate rAnoSag1 chromosome 7, rAnoSag1.mat, whole genome shotgun sequence encodes:
- the FAM136A gene encoding protein FAM136A, whose translation MAASRGAEAEQLRVQEAVDGMVQGLERGSIRKMQGIMFRCSANCCENDKASMQQVHQCIERCHAPLAQAQAVVTQELERFQDRLARCTMHCNDKAKDAFDSGSKEPQVKSQLENCVSRCVEDHLSLIPSMTKKMKENLAGIAQ comes from the exons ATGGCTGCTTCAAGGGGAGCAGAGGCAGAGCAACTCCGGGTGCAAGAGGCTGTCGACGGCATGGTGCAAGGGCTGGAGAGGGGCAGCATCCGGAAGATGCAG GGCATCATGTTCCGGTGCAGCGCAAACTGCTGCGAGAACGACAAGGCCTCCATGCAGCAAGTGCACCAGTGCATTGAGCGCTGCCATGCTCCGTTGGCCCAGGCGCAAGCAGTGGTCACCCAAGAGCTGGAGAGGTTTCAg GACCGCCTGGCTCGCTGCACCATGCACTGCAACGACAAAGCCAAGGACGCCTTCGACTCGGGCAGCAAGGAGCCGCAGGTCAAGTCCCAGCTGGAGAACTGCGTCTCCCGCTGCGTGGAGGACCACCTCAGCCTCATCCCCAGCATGACCAAGAAGATGAAGGAGAACCTGGCTGGGATTGcgcaatag